In one window of Streptomyces sp. NBC_00193 DNA:
- a CDS encoding cytosine permease, producing the protein MAPVGSPTHDSASPAGIEQHSIDWVPLSERHGKPSSVGAIWFVGSLNLTGLATGVVTLSMGASLVWTVIATVLGSLFGTFFMAFHSAQGPQLGLPQLVQSRPQFGYLGAAFTVWVFALINYVAFNTSDALLSGQALNMLTGIPNGLGYAMAAVVAAVIALFGYEWIHRLNKWLTWPFVVITAAITGAALFGGGLPDGVWDAGPFDLAPFMLVFVFVAGFQLGWAPYVSDYSRYLRPDVPVRSTFWWTYLPSAISGIWVFVLGAVVSAGAPKGADPVTALKLAADRLFSGFGTVAVVVLLVGLLSIMAINQYGGSLTMISIMDSFRPVKPTRAIRVATIGIMMVAVGTVSILVGIDQFNWFFANVVVVLTYLFIPWTAINLVDFFFVRRGQYVVKEIFNPRGIYGRWGWRGNLSYGIGLACMAPFMVITGLYVGPVAESLGGVDYSIFVGLPVSGILYRLFARSLDLDAERRMVREEGLLAPLH; encoded by the coding sequence ATGGCCCCAGTTGGTTCACCCACGCACGACTCCGCATCCCCTGCGGGCATCGAACAGCACTCGATCGACTGGGTGCCCCTATCCGAACGGCACGGCAAACCCTCGAGCGTCGGGGCCATCTGGTTCGTCGGCAGCCTCAACCTCACCGGCCTGGCGACCGGCGTCGTGACGCTCTCCATGGGGGCCTCGCTCGTCTGGACGGTGATCGCCACCGTCCTCGGCTCGCTCTTCGGCACGTTCTTCATGGCATTCCACTCGGCTCAGGGCCCTCAACTGGGTCTTCCCCAACTGGTCCAGTCCCGGCCCCAGTTCGGGTACCTGGGTGCCGCGTTCACCGTGTGGGTGTTCGCCTTGATCAACTACGTTGCCTTCAACACCTCCGACGCCCTGCTGTCCGGCCAGGCCCTGAACATGCTCACCGGGATTCCCAACGGGCTCGGCTATGCGATGGCCGCCGTGGTGGCGGCCGTGATCGCCCTGTTCGGATACGAATGGATCCACCGCCTGAACAAATGGCTCACCTGGCCCTTCGTCGTGATCACCGCGGCGATCACCGGGGCGGCCCTGTTCGGCGGAGGGCTGCCGGACGGCGTCTGGGACGCCGGCCCGTTCGACCTCGCCCCGTTCATGCTCGTGTTCGTCTTCGTCGCGGGCTTCCAGCTCGGCTGGGCGCCGTACGTCTCGGACTACTCGCGCTACCTGAGGCCCGACGTCCCCGTGCGCAGCACCTTCTGGTGGACCTACCTGCCCAGTGCGATCTCCGGGATCTGGGTGTTCGTCCTCGGCGCCGTGGTCTCGGCCGGTGCCCCCAAGGGAGCCGACCCCGTGACCGCCCTGAAGCTGGCGGCCGACCGGTTGTTCAGCGGGTTCGGCACGGTCGCCGTCGTCGTCCTGCTGGTCGGGCTGCTCTCCATCATGGCGATCAACCAGTACGGCGGCAGCCTCACCATGATCTCGATCATGGACTCGTTCCGGCCGGTCAAGCCGACGCGCGCCATCCGGGTCGCGACGATCGGGATCATGATGGTGGCCGTCGGGACGGTCTCCATCCTCGTCGGCATCGATCAGTTCAACTGGTTCTTCGCCAACGTGGTGGTGGTGCTGACGTACCTCTTCATCCCGTGGACGGCCATCAACCTGGTCGACTTCTTCTTCGTCCGGCGCGGCCAGTACGTCGTCAAGGAGATCTTCAACCCACGCGGCATATACGGCCGGTGGGGATGGCGAGGAAATCTCTCCTACGGCATCGGCCTGGCCTGCATGGCCCCGTTCATGGTCATCACCGGCCTGTACGTCGGGCCCGTGGCGGAGAGCCTCGGCGGCGTCGACTACTCGATCTTCGTCGGCCTGCCGGTTTCCGGCATCCTCTACCGGCTCTTCGCCCGAAGCCTCGACCTGGACGCCGAACGCCGGATGGTCCGAGAGGAGGGGCTGCTGGCACCGCTCCACTGA
- a CDS encoding agmatine/peptidylarginine deiminase: MNSENNGRKTAISRRTLLTRTGAAAAALAVGPALGGIQPAMAASWRVPGEETPHKRTWMAWPSSSTIWGGTLSRIQSDIAKLAKEVAKYEQVIMCADGSSAASQARSMCGSTVTVISSVPVSDCWMRDTGPLFRVDGAGGLDAIGLNFNAWGENATSFYGIPASAYNKDRAVAQNLAAYNGVAFARAAVVGEGGGVEYDGDGTLMATESCWVNSNRNPGKTRSQIEAELLSRFGASKMIWLPGVTGEDVTDGHIDGTARYIKPGVVMVQLAGAVRPAVWTANANAIRDVLANATDARGRRLQVLTIEGPDVLPRISRGKQAAFLSSYMNWTVTNQAVITTQFGDTAKDAAAKTAIAAAYGRPVVQLNLDNLYGNGGGGAHCVTMQEPNR, from the coding sequence GTGAACTCAGAGAACAACGGCCGCAAGACCGCCATCAGCCGCAGGACCCTCCTGACCCGCACCGGAGCGGCCGCGGCCGCGCTGGCGGTGGGGCCGGCCCTCGGCGGCATCCAGCCCGCCATGGCCGCCTCCTGGCGCGTGCCCGGGGAAGAGACCCCGCACAAGCGGACCTGGATGGCCTGGCCCTCGAGCTCCACGATCTGGGGCGGCACGCTGTCCAGAATCCAGTCCGACATCGCCAAGCTCGCCAAGGAAGTCGCCAAGTACGAGCAGGTCATCATGTGTGCGGACGGCTCCTCGGCCGCATCACAGGCCAGGAGCATGTGCGGGTCCACCGTCACGGTGATCAGCTCGGTTCCCGTCTCGGACTGCTGGATGCGGGACACCGGCCCGCTGTTCCGCGTCGACGGCGCCGGCGGCCTGGACGCCATCGGCCTGAACTTCAACGCCTGGGGCGAGAACGCCACGAGCTTCTACGGGATCCCCGCCTCCGCCTACAACAAGGACCGCGCGGTCGCGCAGAACCTCGCCGCCTACAACGGCGTTGCGTTCGCCAGGGCGGCCGTGGTCGGCGAAGGGGGCGGCGTGGAGTACGACGGCGACGGCACGCTGATGGCGACGGAGAGCTGTTGGGTGAACTCCAATCGCAACCCCGGCAAGACGCGGAGCCAGATCGAGGCGGAGCTGCTCTCGCGGTTCGGCGCCTCGAAGATGATCTGGCTGCCCGGCGTCACCGGGGAGGACGTCACCGACGGCCACATCGACGGCACCGCCCGCTACATCAAGCCCGGCGTGGTGATGGTGCAGTTGGCCGGCGCGGTGCGGCCGGCCGTCTGGACCGCCAACGCAAACGCCATCCGAGACGTGCTGGCGAACGCGACCGACGCCCGGGGGCGCCGACTCCAAGTCCTCACCATCGAAGGCCCCGACGTCCTGCCGCGGATCTCACGGGGCAAGCAGGCGGCATTCCTCAGCTCCTACATGAACTGGACGGTGACCAACCAAGCGGTGATCACCACCCAGTTCGGCGACACCGCCAAGGACGCGGCGGCCAAGACGGCCATCGCGGCCGCCTACGGGAGGCCCGTCGTGCAGCTCAACCTCGACAACCTCTACGGCAACGGGGGCGGTGGCGCCCACTGCGTCACGATGCAGGAGCCCAACCGCTGA
- a CDS encoding agmatine deiminase family protein: MNDTPATSRRKLLQFGAAALPLAAFGSALPSVARAATAAGGATALRMPAEEDRHVRTFMAWPALSSVWGNSLGAVRRDIAKVAYAISRYEPVVLLARPGQAADARYLCGSGAYYGIDVIEIANDDLWIRDFGPTFVVGPGAIAGVDTNFNGWGKTAAPYAQPFAHDAVAAETLLGQYGVNRIQASFVGEGGSLETDGQGTLLATVSSLVNSNRNPGKSQDQVEQAMKAALGIDKVIWVPGLAGQDITDCHIDCLARFTAPGKVILDKPGRGADSKWIAVYEETARILRGATDAQGRALAVTELPGPDRSAIRGQGNDFLSSYTNYYTVNGAVIAPQFGDGYADGLAYTILQSAYPSRNIVQLNIDNIASGGGGIHCATQSQPVVPPLI; encoded by the coding sequence ATGAACGACACCCCAGCCACGTCCCGACGCAAGCTGCTCCAGTTCGGCGCGGCGGCCCTGCCGCTCGCGGCCTTCGGTTCCGCCCTGCCGTCGGTCGCCCGGGCGGCCACGGCCGCCGGCGGCGCCACCGCGCTGCGGATGCCCGCGGAGGAGGACCGGCACGTCCGTACCTTCATGGCCTGGCCGGCGCTTTCCTCTGTGTGGGGCAACAGCCTCGGCGCGGTGCGCAGGGACATCGCCAAGGTGGCGTACGCGATCTCGCGCTACGAGCCGGTCGTGCTGCTCGCCCGCCCCGGTCAGGCCGCGGACGCCCGGTACCTGTGCGGGAGCGGCGCCTACTACGGCATCGACGTCATCGAGATAGCCAACGACGACCTGTGGATCAGGGACTTCGGCCCCACCTTCGTCGTGGGCCCCGGCGCGATCGCCGGGGTGGACACCAACTTCAACGGCTGGGGGAAGACCGCCGCACCGTACGCCCAGCCCTTCGCCCATGACGCCGTGGCCGCCGAGACGCTCCTCGGTCAGTACGGCGTCAACCGGATCCAGGCGTCGTTCGTCGGCGAGGGCGGCTCGCTGGAGACCGACGGCCAGGGCACCCTGCTGGCCACGGTGAGCTCGCTGGTCAACAGCAACCGCAATCCGGGCAAGTCGCAGGACCAGGTCGAGCAGGCGATGAAGGCGGCGCTCGGCATCGACAAGGTGATCTGGGTCCCCGGCCTGGCCGGCCAGGACATCACCGACTGCCACATCGACTGCCTCGCCCGCTTCACGGCGCCCGGCAAGGTCATCCTGGACAAGCCCGGCCGCGGCGCCGACAGCAAGTGGATCGCCGTCTACGAGGAGACCGCGCGGATCCTGCGCGGCGCCACCGACGCCCAGGGGCGCGCGCTGGCCGTCACCGAACTCCCCGGCCCGGACCGCAGCGCCATCCGCGGGCAGGGCAACGACTTCCTGTCGAGCTACACCAACTACTACACGGTGAACGGCGCCGTCATCGCCCCGCAGTTCGGTGACGGCTATGCCGACGGCCTGGCCTACACCATCCTGCAGTCCGCCTATCCCAGCCGGAACATCGTCCAGCTCAACATCGACAACATCGCCTCCGGTGGCGGCGGAATCCACTGCGCCACCCAGTCGCAGCCCGTCGTGCCCCCGCTGATCTAG
- a CDS encoding APC family permease yields the protein MNSRRSDRGGGLQTESLSTFDSVVMAVAGCGPAYTVVALVPALVAAAGFASPAVLLFCAFPIVGIALALRHLGRLDVSSGATYSWVSRTLHPFLGFLSGWAVVVATILFIFASTTPAGSATLSLFDEDLAGNDALATVVGLGWFLLIAALVASGAKIASRVRTVAVGIQLALLLTVAVAALTREDATSAFSFSWFGLGHFDATHTFTAGALIASALYWGWDVTANLSEETRGGRGGSGLGGLIGLLVFASTLLTLTVAANVLLGPDAVTSTDGTFLLQLGEAAWPGTGGTLLVLAVPLSMVATLETTLLQATRTLFAMGRDRTIPSFFGRIHPRRQTPVASTVAVVAVTVAALLLVALLGSGVVVLEHALKGIGLLIAFYYALAGIAVSVAYRGVLLASVGNLVFLCLWPLAGTAFNIWVFAASIPTLTGTELAIGLGLLALGLVPVTVARIRGGRSFFQPRPLSPVYEETTDERLPVAPSDAGPAGGRRDGLLSDF from the coding sequence ATGAACAGCAGGCGGAGCGACCGCGGGGGCGGGCTACAGACCGAATCCCTGAGTACGTTCGACTCGGTGGTCATGGCGGTGGCGGGCTGCGGGCCGGCCTACACGGTCGTCGCGTTGGTTCCCGCGCTCGTCGCCGCGGCCGGCTTCGCCTCGCCGGCCGTCCTGCTGTTCTGCGCGTTCCCGATCGTGGGCATAGCCCTCGCCCTGCGGCACCTGGGGAGGCTCGACGTCAGTTCCGGCGCCACCTACTCCTGGGTGTCCAGGACCCTGCACCCCTTCCTCGGGTTCCTCAGCGGGTGGGCGGTGGTCGTCGCGACCATCCTGTTCATCTTCGCGTCGACGACCCCGGCGGGCAGCGCCACCCTCTCGCTCTTCGACGAGGACCTGGCCGGGAACGACGCCCTGGCGACCGTGGTCGGGCTCGGCTGGTTCCTGCTGATCGCAGCCCTCGTGGCATCCGGGGCCAAGATCGCCTCCCGGGTGCGGACCGTCGCGGTCGGGATCCAGCTGGCCCTGCTGCTGACCGTTGCGGTCGCCGCCCTGACGCGGGAGGACGCCACCTCCGCCTTCTCGTTCTCGTGGTTCGGCCTCGGCCACTTCGACGCGACCCACACCTTCACCGCCGGAGCGCTGATCGCCAGCGCCCTGTACTGGGGCTGGGACGTGACGGCCAACCTCAGCGAGGAGACGCGCGGCGGCCGCGGCGGCTCCGGACTGGGCGGACTGATCGGCCTCCTGGTCTTCGCCTCCACACTGCTGACCCTGACCGTCGCCGCGAACGTGCTGCTCGGCCCGGACGCCGTCACCTCGACGGACGGCACCTTCCTCCTCCAGCTCGGTGAAGCGGCCTGGCCCGGAACGGGCGGCACACTGCTCGTCCTCGCCGTGCCGCTCTCCATGGTCGCCACGCTCGAGACCACGCTCCTCCAGGCGACCCGCACCCTGTTCGCGATGGGCCGGGACCGGACGATCCCCTCCTTCTTCGGCCGGATCCACCCTCGGCGCCAGACCCCCGTCGCCTCCACGGTGGCGGTCGTCGCGGTCACGGTGGCGGCCCTGCTGCTAGTGGCGCTCCTCGGCTCCGGGGTGGTCGTCCTGGAGCACGCCCTGAAGGGGATCGGTCTGCTGATCGCGTTCTACTACGCCCTGGCCGGAATCGCCGTCAGCGTGGCCTACCGCGGCGTTCTGCTCGCCTCCGTCGGCAACCTGGTCTTCCTGTGCCTGTGGCCGCTCGCGGGCACCGCCTTCAACATCTGGGTCTTCGCCGCCTCGATCCCCACGCTGACCGGCACGGAACTGGCCATCGGGCTCGGCCTGCTGGCCCTCGGGCTGGTCCCGGTGACCGTCGCACGGATCCGGGGCGGCCGCTCCTTCTTCCAGCCCCGGCCGCTCAGCCCGGTGTACGAGGAAACGACCGACGAGCGCCTTCCCGTCGCTCCGTCCGACGCCGGTCCGGCCGGCGGCCGGCGGGACGGCCTCCTGTCCGACTTCTGA
- a CDS encoding amidase, whose amino-acid sequence MTTFDGPTIVHAFRDDALGEHDAVGLAAAIRRGEVSPAEAARDARARVRAVDARLGAVQVHTDGPAHTAGTGGAFAGVPTFVKDNTDYQGLPTGHGSTSFRPRAAKQHAPFTRQLLSSGVTVLGKTRLPEFGFSPTTEYDGAEPVRNPWHTDYSAGGSSGGSAALVAAGAVPIAHANDGGGSIRIPAACCGLVGLKPSRGRVVPSALGRQLPLDIISDGVVSRSVRDAAAFLAAAETYRRSPGLPPVGLVEGPSARRLRIGFVLDSPNGVHSDASTRAAVTETVATLERLGHTVEPVELGMDPSFTDDFLTYWGMLSFLLGVTGRTLGADFDRRRMDGLSQGLREEYLRNWRRTPGVLRRLKRTKEAYAGSFRGLDLVMSPVLAHTTPPIGHLSPTVPYAKLIERILAYVAFTPVDNVVGTPSISVPSAAATPDGLPVGVMFAARPGGERKLLEIAFELEADRPFRRIQDQ is encoded by the coding sequence GTGACGACTTTCGACGGACCGACGATCGTGCACGCGTTCCGGGACGACGCCCTGGGAGAGCACGACGCCGTCGGTCTCGCCGCGGCGATCCGGCGGGGCGAGGTCTCCCCCGCCGAGGCCGCCCGGGACGCCCGGGCGCGGGTGCGGGCGGTCGACGCACGACTGGGTGCGGTCCAGGTGCACACCGACGGCCCGGCCCACACCGCCGGAACCGGCGGCGCCTTCGCCGGGGTGCCGACCTTCGTCAAGGACAACACCGACTACCAGGGCCTCCCGACGGGCCACGGCAGCACCTCCTTCCGGCCGAGGGCCGCCAAGCAGCACGCGCCGTTCACCCGGCAGCTCCTGAGCAGCGGCGTCACGGTCCTGGGCAAGACCCGGCTGCCCGAGTTCGGGTTCAGCCCGACCACCGAGTACGACGGTGCGGAGCCGGTGCGCAATCCGTGGCACACCGACTACTCGGCGGGCGGTTCCTCGGGCGGCAGCGCGGCCCTGGTCGCTGCCGGCGCCGTGCCGATCGCACACGCCAACGACGGCGGGGGCTCGATCCGCATACCCGCGGCCTGCTGCGGGCTCGTCGGCCTGAAGCCGAGCCGTGGCCGGGTCGTGCCGAGCGCCCTGGGCCGCCAACTGCCGCTCGACATCATCTCCGACGGAGTCGTGAGCCGTTCCGTGCGGGACGCCGCCGCGTTCCTCGCCGCCGCGGAGACCTACCGGCGGAGTCCCGGACTGCCGCCCGTGGGTCTGGTCGAAGGACCCTCGGCACGACGGTTGCGCATCGGGTTCGTCCTGGACTCGCCGAACGGCGTGCACTCCGACGCCTCCACCCGGGCGGCGGTCACGGAGACCGTGGCGACGCTCGAACGGCTCGGACACACGGTGGAACCGGTGGAGCTGGGCATGGACCCGAGCTTCACCGACGACTTCCTCACCTACTGGGGGATGCTGTCCTTCCTCCTCGGCGTCACGGGCCGGACCCTCGGCGCGGACTTCGACCGGCGCCGCATGGACGGCCTCAGCCAGGGGTTGCGCGAGGAGTACCTGCGGAACTGGCGGCGGACTCCGGGCGTGCTGCGGCGGCTGAAGCGTACGAAGGAGGCCTACGCGGGGTCCTTCCGCGGGCTCGACCTCGTGATGTCGCCGGTGCTCGCCCACACCACGCCGCCGATCGGCCACCTCAGCCCGACCGTTCCCTACGCGAAGCTGATCGAGCGGATCCTCGCGTACGTGGCGTTCACACCGGTCGACAACGTCGTCGGCACTCCGTCCATCTCCGTACCCTCCGCCGCCGCGACGCCGGACGGCCTGCCCGTCGGCGTCATGTTCGCCGCGCGCCCCGGTGGTGAACGCAAGCTGCTGGAGATCGCGTTCGAGCTGGAGGCGGACCGGCCCTTCCGGCGCATCCAGGACCAGTGA
- a CDS encoding DUF2264 domain-containing protein, producing MTLPGLPREDRASSPYTGYTRAHWEAVADGLLRAAWRWATPRGALLDLPGRPSASGVRSDGLEGYARTFLAAAFRVSGAGGADPYDWLERYADGLAAGTRTPGRDDAESWPVIRDVHAGGQPMVESASVALGLRLTRPWLWDRLDGAVQDRTEEWLRGALRHVPSPNNWYLFPYTVAGFLESVGRGDAETARARSRALDLLEGWYGGQGWYADGDGRAFDHYNGWALHLYPVLDAHLDAHLDAHLDAHLDAHLGTPLDGPGPAVPDGPAPHGDRLRAHLESFSLLFGSDGAPIHFGRSLTYRFAAASAVGLGAVTGHTPLTPGTSRRLISGSLRYFLDRGAVGADGLLGLGWHGPHGATLQRYSGPASPYWASKAFVCLLAPPTHPLWTATEQPAPSEGPDQVLALAAPGLLVQSTRADGIVRLHNHGSDHVGPDQPEAARDEDPLYSRQAYSTRSGPTASANTPDNHLAVVVAGARSVRRRIQPLGTGQGSGWGWAASWHRPVFPGGPPTVPGLRVESVTFVRGRYELRVHRVYGAPYGARVEQTGWATGPEEPLRSELHPVHGWEARDEARAPAGTAFTRWASVPRLTAEGGGTRLYAALVALTGETGPDPMTEAVTEAVTDVVTAVTADRSSIEVRWAQDGSLTRVAFAPLCVEHLPPAAG from the coding sequence ATGACCCTTCCCGGACTGCCCCGCGAAGACCGCGCGTCGAGCCCGTACACCGGCTACACCCGCGCGCATTGGGAGGCGGTGGCCGACGGGCTGCTGCGCGCGGCCTGGCGGTGGGCCACGCCGCGCGGGGCCCTGCTCGACCTGCCGGGACGGCCGTCGGCCTCGGGCGTACGCTCCGACGGGCTCGAAGGCTACGCACGTACCTTCCTCGCCGCGGCCTTCCGGGTGTCGGGGGCCGGGGGAGCGGACCCGTACGACTGGCTGGAGCGGTACGCGGACGGGCTGGCGGCGGGAACCCGGACACCGGGCCGCGACGATGCGGAGTCCTGGCCGGTCATCCGCGACGTGCACGCCGGCGGCCAGCCGATGGTCGAGTCGGCGTCGGTGGCCCTCGGGCTCCGGCTGACCCGGCCCTGGCTGTGGGACCGCCTCGACGGCGCGGTGCAGGACCGCACCGAGGAGTGGCTGCGCGGAGCCCTGCGCCATGTGCCCAGCCCCAACAACTGGTACCTCTTCCCGTACACCGTGGCCGGCTTCCTGGAATCCGTGGGCCGCGGCGACGCCGAGACGGCCAGGGCCCGCAGCCGGGCCCTCGACCTCCTGGAGGGCTGGTACGGCGGCCAGGGCTGGTACGCCGACGGCGACGGCAGGGCCTTCGACCACTACAACGGCTGGGCGCTGCACCTGTATCCGGTGCTCGACGCGCACCTCGACGCGCACCTCGACGCGCACCTGGACGCGCACCTGGACGCCCACCTCGGCACCCCACTCGACGGCCCCGGCCCCGCGGTGCCGGACGGGCCGGCCCCGCACGGTGACCGGCTGCGGGCCCACCTGGAGAGCTTCTCCCTCCTCTTCGGGTCGGACGGGGCGCCGATCCACTTCGGGCGTTCCCTCACCTACCGCTTCGCCGCCGCATCCGCCGTCGGGCTCGGCGCGGTCACCGGCCACACCCCGCTCACCCCCGGCACCTCACGCCGCCTGATCAGCGGCTCGCTGCGCTACTTCCTGGACCGGGGCGCCGTCGGCGCCGACGGCCTGCTCGGCCTCGGCTGGCACGGCCCGCACGGGGCTACCCTGCAACGCTATTCGGGTCCGGCCTCGCCGTACTGGGCCTCCAAGGCCTTCGTCTGCCTGCTCGCCCCGCCGACGCACCCGCTGTGGACGGCGACGGAGCAGCCCGCGCCCAGCGAGGGCCCCGACCAGGTGCTCGCCCTGGCCGCGCCCGGGTTGCTCGTCCAGTCCACCCGCGCCGACGGGATCGTACGACTGCACAACCACGGCAGCGACCACGTCGGGCCGGACCAGCCGGAAGCGGCCCGCGACGAGGACCCGCTCTACTCCCGCCAGGCCTACTCCACCCGCAGCGGCCCCACCGCGAGCGCCAACACCCCGGACAACCACCTCGCCGTGGTCGTCGCGGGCGCCCGCAGTGTCCGGCGGCGCATCCAGCCGCTGGGGACCGGCCAGGGCAGCGGCTGGGGCTGGGCCGCCTCCTGGCACCGGCCGGTGTTCCCGGGCGGCCCGCCCACCGTCCCGGGCCTGCGCGTGGAGAGCGTCACCTTCGTCCGCGGCCGGTACGAACTGCGCGTGCATCGGGTGTACGGAGCCCCGTACGGAGCCCGCGTGGAACAGACGGGCTGGGCCACGGGGCCCGAGGAGCCACTGCGCTCGGAGCTCCACCCGGTGCACGGCTGGGAGGCGCGCGACGAGGCGAGGGCGCCGGCCGGGACCGCCTTCACGCGGTGGGCGAGCGTGCCCCGCCTGACGGCCGAGGGCGGAGGAACGCGCCTCTACGCGGCGTTGGTCGCGCTCACCGGCGAAACCGGTCCGGATCCGATGACCGAGGCGGTCACCGAGGCCGTCACCGATGTGGTCACCGCGGTGACGGCGGACCGAAGTTCCATCGAGGTGCGATGGGCGCAGGACGGGTCACTGACCCGGGTCGCCTTCGCGCCCCTGTGCGTGGAGCACCTGCCGCCCGCCGCCGGCTAG
- a CDS encoding TetR/AcrR family transcriptional regulator, with product MEFAAAGPDRVAGPAEPGAEPGAGPGSARPGGRTARVREAVLRAAEDVLAERGFAHLDLADIARRADVGKTTVYRRWGTVAGLMADVLLDMAQQSVPRAETGSLLGDLTANARLVCRTLADPRQGALFKAVIAAATCDPKAAESLHGFYAVRVEEWAQCVREAVARGEVPGGTDPHEVIRAVSAPLYYRLLTTPLPLDDAEADRAAAAAAAAARAGAYVREA from the coding sequence ATGGAGTTCGCCGCAGCAGGGCCGGACCGGGTGGCCGGCCCGGCCGAACCGGGGGCCGAACCGGGTGCCGGGCCGGGGAGCGCGCGGCCCGGAGGGCGTACGGCGCGGGTGCGGGAAGCGGTGCTCCGGGCCGCCGAGGACGTCCTGGCCGAGCGGGGTTTCGCGCACCTGGACCTCGCCGACATCGCGCGGCGCGCCGACGTCGGGAAGACGACGGTCTACCGCCGCTGGGGCACCGTCGCCGGCCTCATGGCCGACGTGCTGCTGGACATGGCGCAACAGTCCGTACCGCGGGCGGAGACGGGCTCGCTCCTCGGGGACCTGACGGCCAACGCCCGGCTGGTGTGCCGCACCCTGGCCGACCCGCGGCAAGGGGCCCTGTTCAAGGCGGTGATCGCGGCCGCCACCTGCGACCCGAAGGCGGCGGAATCCCTGCACGGCTTCTACGCCGTGCGCGTCGAGGAGTGGGCGCAGTGCGTCCGGGAGGCCGTGGCTCGCGGAGAGGTGCCCGGGGGGACCGACCCGCACGAGGTGATCCGCGCGGTGTCCGCCCCCCTCTACTACCGCCTGCTGACCACGCCCCTCCCGCTCGACGACGCCGAGGCCGACCGCGCGGCGGCCGCGGCGGCGGCGGCCGCACGCGCCGGAGCGTACGTACGGGAGGCGTAG
- a CDS encoding aldo/keto reductase yields the protein MEYRRLGTSGLLVPELSFGAGTFGGQGPLFGAWGDTGVQQARRLVDICIDAGVTMFDTADVYSAGASEEVLGAALKGRRDQVLISTKAGLPMGDGPDAAGTSRSRLIMSVDDALRRLGTDHIDLFQLHAFDAGTPVEEVLSTLDDLVRAGKIRYTGISNFSGWQAMKSLAAADRHGRPRYVAHQVHYSLVGRDYEWELMPLGLDQGLGAIVWSPLGWGRLTGRIRRGQPLPAGSRLHDTADYGPPVEEEYLYRVVDALDEVAGETGRAVPQIALRWLLQRPTVSSVIIGARNEEQLRQNLGAVGWTLTAEQMAKLDAASGRTAPYPYFPYHRQEGFARLNPPVV from the coding sequence ATGGAGTACAGGCGGCTGGGGACGTCCGGGCTTCTGGTGCCGGAACTGAGCTTCGGAGCGGGCACGTTCGGCGGGCAGGGGCCGCTCTTCGGCGCGTGGGGCGACACCGGCGTGCAGCAGGCGCGCCGCCTCGTGGACATCTGCATCGACGCCGGGGTCACGATGTTCGACACCGCCGACGTCTACTCCGCCGGCGCCTCCGAAGAGGTCCTGGGAGCCGCCCTCAAGGGGCGCCGGGACCAGGTGCTCATCTCCACCAAGGCCGGTCTGCCCATGGGCGACGGCCCGGACGCGGCGGGGACCTCGCGGTCCCGGCTGATCATGTCCGTCGACGACGCGCTGCGCCGCCTGGGCACCGACCACATCGACCTCTTCCAGCTGCACGCCTTCGACGCCGGCACTCCCGTCGAGGAGGTGCTGTCCACCCTGGACGACCTGGTCCGGGCGGGAAAGATCCGCTACACCGGCATCTCCAACTTCTCCGGATGGCAGGCGATGAAGTCCCTCGCCGCGGCCGACCGGCACGGCCGCCCGCGCTACGTCGCCCATCAGGTCCACTACTCCCTCGTGGGCCGCGACTACGAATGGGAGCTCATGCCCCTCGGACTCGACCAGGGGCTGGGCGCGATCGTCTGGAGCCCGCTCGGCTGGGGCCGGCTCACGGGCAGGATCCGCCGCGGTCAGCCGCTGCCGGCCGGGAGCAGGCTGCACGACACCGCCGACTACGGCCCGCCGGTCGAGGAGGAGTACCTCTACCGCGTGGTCGACGCCCTGGACGAGGTCGCCGGGGAGACGGGCAGGGCCGTCCCCCAGATCGCCCTGCGGTGGCTGCTCCAGCGGCCGACCGTGTCCTCCGTCATCATCGGCGCCCGCAACGAGGAGCAGCTGCGCCAGAACCTCGGCGCCGTGGGCTGGACGCTCACCGCGGAGCAGATGGCGAAGCTGGACGCGGCGAGCGGCCGGACGGCCCCCTACCCCTACTTCCCGTACCACCGGCAGGAGGGCTTCGCCCGCCTCAACCCTCCGGTGGTCTGA
- a CDS encoding DUF6247 family protein: MSAQPDHAPVTPYAPAPGAPAELLGRLRADRRAPQWVPAFEREWAAALEESRGTFSLAALYETLQIWQARLASAPEVDAFVASGYDDSAFVETAIPRSRRR; this comes from the coding sequence ATGAGCGCGCAGCCCGACCACGCCCCCGTCACGCCGTACGCCCCCGCTCCGGGAGCCCCGGCCGAACTCCTCGGCCGGCTCCGTGCCGACCGCCGGGCCCCGCAGTGGGTGCCGGCCTTCGAGCGGGAGTGGGCCGCCGCACTGGAGGAATCCCGCGGCACCTTCTCCCTCGCCGCGCTGTACGAGACCCTCCAGATCTGGCAGGCCCGCCTCGCCTCCGCCCCGGAGGTCGACGCGTTCGTCGCGTCCGGCTACGACGACAGCGCCTTCGTGGAGACGGCCATACCGCGGAGCAGGCGCCGGTGA